From the Pongo pygmaeus isolate AG05252 chromosome X, NHGRI_mPonPyg2-v2.0_pri, whole genome shotgun sequence genome, one window contains:
- the HNRNPH2 gene encoding heterogeneous nuclear ribonucleoprotein H2, with the protein MMLSTEGREGFVVKVRGLPWSCSADEVMRFFSDCKIQNGTSGIRFIYTREGRPSGEAFVELESEEEVKLALKKDRETMGHRYVEVFKSNSVEMDWVLKHTGPNSPDTANDGFVRLRGLPFGCSKEEIVQFFSGLEIVPNGMTLPVDFQGRSTGEAFVQFASQEIAEKALKKHKERIGHRYIEIFKSSRAEVRTHYDPPRKLMAMQRPGPYDRPGAGRGYNSIGRGAGFERMRRGAYGGGYGGYDDYGGYNDGYGFGSDRFGRDLNYCFSGMSDHRYGDGGSSFQSTTGHCVHMRGLPYRATENDIYNFFSPLNPMRVHIEIGPDGRVTGEADVEFATHEDAVAAMAKDKANMQHRYVELFLNSTAGTSGGAYDHSYVELFLNSTAGASGGAYGSQMMGGMGLSNQSSYGGPASQQLSGGYGGGYGGQSSMSGYDQVLQENSSDYQSNLA; encoded by the coding sequence ATGATGCTGAGCACGGAAGGCAGGGAGGGGTTCGTGGTGAAGGTCAGGGGCCTACCCTGGTCCTGCTCAGCCGATGAAGTGATGCGCTTCTTCTCTGATTGCAAGATCCAAAATGGCACATCAGGTATTCGTTTCATCTACACCAGAGAAGGCAGACCAAGTGGTGAAGCATTTGTTGAACTTGAATCtgaagaggaagtgaaattggcTTTGAAGAAGGACAGAGAAACCATGGGACACAGATACGTTGAAGTATTCAAGTCTAACAGTGTTGAAATGGATTGGGTGTTGAAGCATACAGGTCCGAATAGCCCTGATACTGCCAACGATGGCTTCGTCCGGCTTAGAGGACTCCCATTTGGCTGTAGCAAGGAAGAGATTGTTCAGTTCTTTTCAGGGTTGGAAATTGTGCCAAATGGGATGACACTGCCAGTGGACTTTCAGGGGCGAAGCACAGGGGAAGCCTTTGTGCAGTTTGCTTCACAGGAGATAGCTGAGAAGGCCTTAAAGAAACACAAGGAAAGAATAGGGCACAGGTACATTGAGATCTTCAAGAGTAGCCGAGCTGAAGTTCGAACCCACTATGATCCCCCTCGAAAGCTCATGGCTATGCAGCGGCCGGGTCCCTATGATAGGCCAGGGGCTGGCAGAGGGTATAATAGCATTGGCAGAGGAGCTGGGTTTGAAAGGATGAGGCGTGGTGCCTATGGTGGAGGGTATGGAGGCTATGATGACTATGGTGGCTATAATGATGGATATGGCTTTGGGTCTGATAGATTTGGAAGAGACCTCAATTACTGTTTTTCAGGAATGTCTGATCATAGATACGGAGATGGTGGGTCCAGTTTCCAGAGCACCACAGGGCACTGTGTACACATGAGGGGGTTACCTTACAGAGCCACTGAGaatgatatttataatttcttctcACCTCTTAATCCCATGAGAGTACATATTGAAATTGGACCCGATGGCAGAGTTACCGGTGAGGCAGATGTTGAATTTGCTACTCATGAAGATGCTGTGGCAGCTATGGCAAAAGACAAAGCTAATATGCAACACAGATATGTGGAGCTCTTCTTAAATTCTACTGCAGGAACAAGTGGGGGTGCTTACGATCACAGCTATGTAGAACTTTTTTTGAATTCTACAGCAGGGGCAAGTGGTGGCGCTTATGGTAGCCAAATGATGGGCGGGATGGGCTTATCCAACCAGTCTAGTTATGGAGGTCCTGCTAGCCAGCAGCTGAGTGGTGGTTATGGAGGTGGTTATG